CGCGGGTAAACCCATCGAGCGTCGCGAGCAGGTCCGCGCTGACGCCCTGCGGTACGAACCCCAACTTGCGGTTGGTCGCCGGATCGGTGATCCACGCGCCCCCGTCCGACCCCATCGGCACCCGAGACATCGACTCGACGCCGCCCGCAACCACCAGGTCCTCGAACCCTGAAGCGACCTTCGCCGCGGCGAGATTCACCGCCTCCAGCCCCGACCCGCAGAACCGGTTGACCTGAAGCCCGCTCACCCGGTCCGCCCAGTCGGCGACGAGCACCGAAGAGCGGGCCAAGTCCGCCCCCTGTTCGCCGACAGCCGAGACGACCCCGAAGACGACGTCGTCCACCGCCGAAGTGTCGAGCCGATTCCGCGCAGCCAGCGCCCGCAATACAGTCGCGCCCAGCTCGACCGGCTTCACCCCGTGCAGCGAGCCGTTCTTCCCTTTGCCGCGTGGCGTACGCACCGCGTCGAAGATGAGCGCGGAAGTGGACGTGAGGGTGGTCATGGCGGCACGCTAGCCCCGCCGCACCCAGCCGCCCATGACCCCCGCGCTCGTTACAGTTGACCGATCGGATTGCCCGAGTGAGTCAGGCAGTTCACGTAGACTGTTTTATCCACCCTGCCGAGAGGGGCGCGTCGTGCCAAAGACCAACGCCGAGAAGCTTGGAATCCGCCCGGCCTCCACGCTGGAGGTCGTGAACGCGCCCGACGGCCCCTCGCCCATCGGCGACCTGCCCGCCGACGTCGTCGTCACCGCCGCAGCCACTGCCGGAACCGCAATCGGAGCCGCAGCCGACGGCACCGCCGCCGTTGAAGCCTCAGCCACCGCGACTGCCGACGTCATCGTCTTATTCGCTGCCGACAGCGCGCAGCTTCGGAGGACCGCACCGGCGGTGCTGAGCCGGGCTGCTCAGGGCACGAAGGTGTGGATCGCCTACCGCAAGGGTGGCGCGAGCGACCTAGTCCGCGACTCGCTCATGCCGGCCTTCACCGATCTCGGCTGGCACGGCGTCAGCTTGATCTCGCTCGACGGCACCTGGTCCGCAGCACGCTTCCGCCGCATCGAGGACATCGGACGCTGACCAGCCGGTGCGTCACGTCCCCCATCCGGCGAGAGTCTCCGGCTCGGCTCGGCTCGGCCCGGCCCGTCTCGGCTCGGCTCGGCTAGCCGCCACCTGGCTGGTATGCGCGGGGCGTCGAGCCCGTCCACCGCTTGAACGCGCGGTGGAAGGCGCTGGGCTCGGAGAAGCCCAACTGCGCGGAGATCTGCTCGATCGGCGTCCGTCCGTCGGCGAGGGCGGCGATAGCGTGGTCACGGCGCATCTGGTCCCGCAACTGCTGGAATCCCGTGCCCTCGGCCGCCAGGTGGCGTCGCAACGTCTGCGGGCTGACGGAGAGACGCTCGGCGACCTCGCCCTCGGTAAGCATGCAGCCGCCCGGCAGCGATTGGCCGAGCAGCCTGCGCACACGCGTCGCGCTGGTGCTTCCGTAGTCGATCCGCGCCAGCACATCCTCCGGAGCGCGGCGGAGGAACGCGGCGATGCCCGCCTCGTCCTGGAGCACAGGCTCGTCGAGCAGCGCACGGTCGAACACGGCTGCGGTGACGGGCGCATCGAACCGGCACGGCACGCCGAAGAGTAGGTCGTACTCAAGCGCGTGGGACGGCGCGGGGTAAGCGAGTTCGACGCGCAACAGCGGTATCCGACGCCGAATCAGCCAGCCCGAGAACCGATGGGCGACAACCAGCAGCGTTTCGGCGCGGAAGCGATCCGGATCCTCGTCCGGCGTCAGGTCGAACTCGATCCGCGCTTCGCCGACGTGCCCCTTCTGGCTGCTGGCCGCGCCGTCGTTGCTTGCGACCGCATTCGGCGTGGTGGGCTCGCCGTCGACGTTCCCGCGAGTGAGGACCGGGCCGCCGGCAGCGACCTCGACTTCGACCAGGCGGAAACGTGGACCCGAGGGGAACAGCGCGTAGAACTCGGCGGCCCGGCGCAATGCCATCCGCAAGTCGCGGCTGCAATGTACCGTGGCGTGGCACATCATCGCGAAGGTGCCGATGCGACACGACCCGGGCCCAGAGCCGATGAACTCGTCGTCCAGCGCGAGCCATAGCTCTTTGATCAGCTGAGCGAAGCGGTCAGTCGATACCCGCGCCTGCTCCACTTGGAGCAGCGGGGCCGATATCCCCGCTCGATCCAGCAGCATCTCCACATCGAGCCCCGACCGCTCAGCGCCGCGGAGCGCCGCGCGGACGTGGTGCATCGCCACGGTACGTGTCAGCATCCGGGCCTCGAGCGCGATCCGACTCGCGCCGATGCTCGGCTCACGGGCACGGCGCCGGCCGACGTGCGACGCGCGCCGAATGGTCAACGCACATGAGCGTTTCGGTCATAAGAGCCGATGATATGCCGCGCCTACGCTTCGCTGTATGACGCCGCACAGGACGGGCCCGCTCGTCGGCCTTCGTGTCATTGAACTCGCCAGCCTCGCCCCTGCTCCGTTCGCTTGCACGGTGATGGCGGACCTCGGCGCCGACGTTCTGCGCATCGATCGGCCCGATATCGTTCCAGCGCGGCTCAAAGCAGACTCGGTTGGTGTCCCCGCCCCCGCCCCCCTCCCCACCCCCACCTCCCCGCCGGTTTTCGCGTCGGACGCGGCGGAGAACCGCGTCGCCCCGCCGCATATCGGCAGCGCTCCACCCGCCGCGCCGGCGCGGAAGATCGGCGCAGTTCCGCCTGATGCGCCGCTGTCGGAGACCGGCGGCGTTCCGCCTGATGCGCCGCTGTCGGAGACCGGCGGCGTTCCGCCTGGTACGCCGCTGTCGGAGACCGGCGGCGTTCCGCCTGGTACGCCGCTGTCGGAGACCGGCGGCGTTCCGCCCGGTGTGCCGCCGCCGGATCCGCTCGGCCGCGGTCGCCAGAGCGTCGCGATCGATCTGCGCCATCCGCGAGGAGTCGAGACCCTGTTGCGTCTCATCGAGCATGCTGACGTGCTCGTCGAGGGCTTCCGCCCGGGCGTCTGCGAGCGGCTGGGGATCGGCCCAGAGGAATGTGCGGCGCGTAACCCGCGTCTGATCTACGCCAGGCTGACCGGTTACGGACAGGACGGTCCGCTGTCCGCCCGGGCCGGTCACGACATCAACTACCTCTCGCTCGCCGGTGCCCTCGAGCCGCTCGGCCCGTCTGACGGCCCTCCGCTACCGCCGTTGAACTACGTCGCGGACTTCGGCGGCGGCGGCATGTTGCTCGTCGTCGGTGTCCTTGCCGCGGTGTTCGAACGAGAACAATCGGGGCGCGGCCAGGTCGTCGATGCTTCGATGGTCGAGGGATCGGCCTTGATCACCGCCCTCCTGCATGGCCTGCGAGCCAGCGGCCTCTGGGAGACGCAGCGGGGGACGAATCTGTTCGATGGATCAGCTCCTTTCTATGCGACGTACGAGTGTGCGGACGGTCGCTTCGTGGCCGTCGGTGCGCTGGAGCCGCAGTTCTGGGCGCAGTTGCTCTCGGGACTCGGGCTGGCCGACTCGACCGACCTTCCGGCTCAGCATGAGCGCGCCCGATGGCCAGAACTTAGAGCTCGGATCGCCGAGGTCTTCCGTACCCGCACCCGGGACGAGTGGGCGGACTCGTTCGCCGATACCGACGCGTGCGTGTCTCCGGTGCTGAGCCCGTTCGAGGCGCACAGCCATGCGCACAACGTTGCCCGCGGAACGTTCACGGAGGTGGCCGGCCTCGTGCAGCCTGCGCCGGCGCCACGCTTCTCCCGAACGCCCGGAGCAGTCGCCTCGCCCGCACCGCACCCTGGCGAGCATGCCGCGGCGCTCGCGCAGTGGGGGATCCCGGAGGAGGAGATTCGCGCACTGCAGGCGGAGGGCGTGGTGGCAACGTGATGGGCGAGCGCGGAGCGGTCGGATCCGCATGGCTTGAAGGCGGTGCGCTGCTCGACTGAGTTGATAGTTGAGTGGGCGGCGTCGCCATACGGGAGAACGCGCGACGGGCGGAGCGCATGAGGTTGCGGCAGAGGGCGGCGAGTTGGATGCAGAGGCACACGCCCGCTTGTCTGAGCTGCGAACGCGAGGTGGTCAGCTTGAACAGAACTGGCTGAGGCGCGGCCCAGAACAGGGGCCAGAGCGTAGTGCTGATCTTCATTCACAGCATCCGAGGCCGTCCGAGATGAGCGGCAGCGCAGCCGCGAAGTGCACGCCGGGCTCGGGCGGGACCGGCCCGCCGTCGGGGCCGGTGCACACGAGCGCGAACAGTTGGCCCTCGCTCAGCGGCTTCGGAGTGAAGCCGCCGAGCTTCCATCCCCGCAACGTCGACTCCTCGCGCCTCGCTTCCGGTGTGCCAGGCGACGGGCGCGGCGTGCGCCTCCGCGGGAAGAACGACGGGTGCAACCGAGAGCGGAGAAGCAGGTGGCCGGGGCGCTCCGCCAGGCTCGCGATCGACAGGAAGATCACCACGAGCTGTTCGCCGCCGTCATCGGGGAATGCCATGATGTGGCCGCACTTGGTGTACGGCAGCGTGTAGTCGAGACGGGCGCCGACGAGTTCCACGACGACGTTCAGCTCGTGCTGACCGTCTCCGGCCTGCTCGACCAGCGCCATGAAGGCGTGCGCGCCCTGCGACATCGCCCGGCGCACGGCTTCGTCCGGATCTCGGTGCAGCGACGCGGCGTCGGCGAGCGCGGGCATCGCAATCATCTGCAACGCCTCGGCCCGGACGTGTGCGCGCAGCCGCGCCAGTACCACCTCGATCGGCTCGCCCTGCCAGGGCTCGGACAACGGACCTAGTTCCGCGACGTACTGCTCGTACTCCCGCAACGCTCGCGGGCTGTCGCGGGGCAGTCCGGCCGCGTCCGCTCGGCTCTCGAACTGGTCCGGCATGAGCTGGCCGACGATGACGTGACGGCCGGTGCGCGCGACCGCCTTGATCCGCCGCTCCACATCGGCGAGGTAGGCCGCGTAGTCCGGGAAATCAAACAGGTGATTGATCTCGGCCATCGCCCGCCACTCCGGCTCCTCGGCCAGCAGTGCGATCCCGACCACCTGGTCGGAGCGCAGCACGGGCCACGCCCGCCGCCCCGCCGCGCGCCGCGCACCGGCGACGCCGCTGCGGCCGACCTTGTCCTGCTTCCTGTTGGTCGCCTTGCCATTCCTACGACTCATGATCCCCACCCTTGGCCTGAACCCCCGCTTGGTCAGCGACCTGCTGTCAAGCGCTTACAGATCAAGCGTGCGGCTTGATCGGGGACTGTGGAGGATCAGCGGGGCACATTCATCCGGTCGGCAGGGTGGGCATATAGGCGTACTGGAGCGTGGACTGTAGCTCGGATGGGCGAGTAAAGGCTCTGCGGGCGAGCGAATAGGGCGGGGATTGGGTGCGAGCGCGCCGGATCGACGAAGGAAGATCGATGAAGGGTGGGCGGAGATGGGCGGAGATGGGCAGAGTGATGGGCGAATGGAGGCAAGCAGGGAGGCAAGAAGGGAGGCAAGCAGAGGGCGGAGATGGAGGTGAAGCGACGGTGCGGGTAGGCGCATCACTTATGTGGATGGCGAGCCAGGGCGTGGTGGGGCGGGGCATGGCCGGGCAGCGAAGGGCGCGGTAGGACAGGGCAGTCAGCGGAGGGCGGCGCAGAAGCAGCTCGATCAGACTCGGGTGAGAGGAACCGAGCGGAGGTGGGAAGTGGGGCAAGCTGAGATGCCGGGACGCGGCGAGGCGACTTGCCTTGCCCGCACGGGCGTTTGGTCGGGTCCGTCCTTGCGAGGGGCCGTATACGCCGCTCTGCTTGGGGATCGGGTCCGTGGCGCAGGCTCGCCGGCTGCTTCGGTGGCCTGGGTGACGTGCAGGTGCGGGCAAGGGGTTGAGTCGTGGGGTCAACAGGTTGCATCGCGGCGTTGGGTCGCAGCGTCGCGTTGCGTTGTGTGACAGGGTCACGGGGTTGCGGGCTGACCGGGCTCAGCAGGGTGCGTGCCGGGGCGCCGCGGGCGCGGGAGTGGGTGGGTACTCCGGGCCCACGGCGCGGCCGGCCGGGGCGCGCCGCGCGCGGCTAGTCGGTGTTCGGCCAGGTGATGCCGGGCATCGGGAGGGTGGCGGTGTTCTCGTACTGGTTGGGGGCGGGCTCTGCGGAGCTGGCGGCCGCGGCGCCTTCGCCGCCGAAGATGAGGGCGAGGATTCCGGCGATGAAGCCGAGGATGAAGCCTAGGGCCAGGCCCATGGGGACGCTGAGCTGGAAGGCTTGCGCCGCTTGGCCTTTGACGCCGGCGTAGGCGAGGGGGGTGCAGACGGCTGCGGCTATGCCGCCCGCC
This genomic window from Actinospica robiniae DSM 44927 contains:
- a CDS encoding AraC family transcriptional regulator — translated: MTIRRASHVGRRRAREPSIGASRIALEARMLTRTVAMHHVRAALRGAERSGLDVEMLLDRAGISAPLLQVEQARVSTDRFAQLIKELWLALDDEFIGSGPGSCRIGTFAMMCHATVHCSRDLRMALRRAAEFYALFPSGPRFRLVEVEVAAGGPVLTRGNVDGEPTTPNAVASNDGAASSQKGHVGEARIEFDLTPDEDPDRFRAETLLVVAHRFSGWLIRRRIPLLRVELAYPAPSHALEYDLLFGVPCRFDAPVTAAVFDRALLDEPVLQDEAGIAAFLRRAPEDVLARIDYGSTSATRVRRLLGQSLPGGCMLTEGEVAERLSVSPQTLRRHLAAEGTGFQQLRDQMRRDHAIAALADGRTPIEQISAQLGFSEPSAFHRAFKRWTGSTPRAYQPGGG
- a CDS encoding CaiB/BaiF CoA transferase family protein — translated: MTPHRTGPLVGLRVIELASLAPAPFACTVMADLGADVLRIDRPDIVPARLKADSVGVPAPAPLPTPTSPPVFASDAAENRVAPPHIGSAPPAAPARKIGAVPPDAPLSETGGVPPDAPLSETGGVPPGTPLSETGGVPPGTPLSETGGVPPGVPPPDPLGRGRQSVAIDLRHPRGVETLLRLIEHADVLVEGFRPGVCERLGIGPEECAARNPRLIYARLTGYGQDGPLSARAGHDINYLSLAGALEPLGPSDGPPLPPLNYVADFGGGGMLLVVGVLAAVFEREQSGRGQVVDASMVEGSALITALLHGLRASGLWETQRGTNLFDGSAPFYATYECADGRFVAVGALEPQFWAQLLSGLGLADSTDLPAQHERARWPELRARIAEVFRTRTRDEWADSFADTDACVSPVLSPFEAHSHAHNVARGTFTEVAGLVQPAPAPRFSRTPGAVASPAPHPGEHAAALAQWGIPEEEIRALQAEGVVAT